In Geopsychrobacter electrodiphilus DSM 16401, a single window of DNA contains:
- a CDS encoding nitrous oxide-stimulated promoter family protein, with translation MDKETKDLKVLALFTRVYCADHHAARERDVVVPGIASTAKGHYCTECADFLSYAIDRRRCCPLDPKPSCRHCTIHCYRPGHRDKVREIMRYSGKVLIMRGRFDLLWHYFF, from the coding sequence ATGGATAAAGAAACCAAGGATTTAAAGGTACTGGCGCTCTTTACACGAGTCTATTGTGCCGATCATCACGCTGCTCGAGAGCGTGATGTCGTCGTCCCGGGGATTGCCAGTACCGCAAAAGGTCACTATTGCACAGAGTGCGCAGATTTCCTGAGCTATGCTATCGATCGTCGCCGGTGTTGTCCGTTGGATCCCAAGCCCAGTTGTCGACACTGCACCATTCACTGTTACCGGCCTGGCCATCGAGACAAGGTCCGGGAAATCATGCGTTATTCAGGCAAGGTTCTAATCATGCGGGGGCGCTTCGATCTCCTGTGGCATTATTTTTTTTGA
- a CDS encoding cation diffusion facilitator family transporter, producing MLKNPKVRAATVSITSAVLLALIKVVFALTSGSMAVMASAVDSLLDIVMSGVNLLAIRHAEQPADDCHPFGHGKFETLATMFQALVIMGTGGWIVYEAGNRLYTGQQNLNVDQGIGILAFGTLAAWGISTYLKKAAVRTDSSALAADSLHFRMDIFSNLGLLFGMLLIRIFHLPWLDPTLSILVAAYILSEAFKLFRHALRDILDHELPDEIKTQVREVIIDQNLPLAGYHNLRTRRAGSRKIMDFHLEVCQHMSVKEAHDIADQLEKGIEDRILGADVTIHVEPCPEGHCPGIGICEQDKSRIVAAQKK from the coding sequence ATGCTAAAAAACCCGAAAGTCAGAGCAGCTACGGTTTCGATCACCTCTGCCGTGCTTCTGGCACTCATCAAAGTTGTGTTCGCATTAACCAGCGGCTCCATGGCGGTCATGGCATCGGCCGTCGATTCCCTGCTCGACATCGTCATGTCGGGAGTGAATCTGCTCGCCATTCGACACGCCGAACAGCCCGCGGATGATTGCCACCCTTTTGGCCATGGTAAATTTGAAACCCTGGCCACGATGTTTCAGGCCCTGGTTATTATGGGTACCGGCGGCTGGATCGTCTACGAAGCAGGTAATCGGCTCTACACTGGCCAGCAGAACCTCAACGTTGATCAGGGAATTGGCATCCTGGCCTTTGGGACCCTTGCCGCCTGGGGAATCTCAACCTACCTTAAAAAAGCGGCGGTCAGAACCGACTCTTCCGCACTTGCCGCAGACTCGCTACACTTCAGAATGGATATCTTCAGCAACCTTGGCCTGTTGTTCGGCATGCTGCTCATCCGTATATTTCATCTCCCTTGGCTCGACCCGACTCTGTCAATTCTGGTCGCCGCGTACATCCTCTCTGAAGCCTTTAAATTGTTCCGTCATGCCTTGCGTGATATTCTTGACCACGAACTCCCGGATGAGATCAAGACTCAGGTCCGTGAGGTGATTATTGATCAGAACCTGCCGCTGGCCGGCTATCACAACTTGCGCACCCGACGTGCCGGTTCACGTAAAATAATGGATTTTCATCTTGAAGTCTGCCAGCACATGAGCGTCAAAGAAGCCCACGATATTGCCGATCAGTTAGAAAAAGGGATCGAAGACCGAATCCTCGGAGCCGATGTCACCATTCATGTCGAGCCCTGCCCCGAAGGTCACTGTCCTGGCATTGGTATTTGTGAACAGGATAAATCACGCATCGTCGCGGCTCAAAAAAAATAA
- the mutS gene encoding DNA mismatch repair protein MutS has protein sequence MSTTTPLMRQYLQIKSEYEDAILFFRLGDFYEMFLDDAVTASRVLGITLTSRNKGDKDAIPLCGIPYHSSQGYIAKLVGSGYKVAICEQVEDPKTAKGIVRREVVRVVTPGLVTDTDTLEPKENNYLLALVGDTASGYGLAHVDITTGEFRVTQLETTEKVVSELASLRPREILLPVEVEGDSLQQQFLRSLEGMLVNRLGDWEFETDRAFETIFNFFKCGSLQAFGCQDLPQAIRAAGGLLSYLQRTQMDDLRHIRNLTTYHTRDHMVLDEATRRNLELTATLQDGRKKGSLLGVLDRTVTAMGGRLLRQWIHYPLIDRNRITRRQDALEVLLDDSLGRFDLSEALDGIYDLERLNGKISMASANAKDIVALRDSLQRLPRIDELLRDRKSELLQSLRDGIDLLPELVAEISRALVDDPPFVLRDGGIIRDGYNSELDELRGMSREGKGWIARLEQQEKARTGISAMKVKYNRVFGYFLEVPRRFSEDLPADYQRKQTLANAERFITPALKEYEEKVLGAEERLVELEYELFQEVRKKTSEQGARIQQTANMLAQLDALLSLADLAHDRQYVRPLIDDKDVLVIEGGRHPVVEQMNLQEPFVPNDVQLDLQENQILIITGPNMAGKSTFMRQVALITLMAQMGSFVPADKARIGVVDRIFTRVGASDNLAKGESTFMVEMNETANILRHATSKSLLILDEIGRGTSTFDGVSIAWSVAEFLHDNKEIAAKTLFATHYHELTDLCLTRKRIKNYNIAVKEWNDQIIFLRKIVAGGASRSYGIQVGRLAGLPQPVIDRAKEILHNLEAGEFSRENEPRIGRSKTQAAPKFNPQLALFSSNDDPLRERLTLVDVSRTTPLEALSLLDELKKLL, from the coding sequence ATGTCTACCACCACCCCGCTCATGCGCCAATATCTCCAAATAAAATCAGAATATGAGGATGCGATTCTCTTTTTTCGACTGGGCGATTTTTATGAAATGTTTCTTGATGATGCGGTAACGGCATCGCGGGTCCTTGGCATTACCCTGACCTCGCGCAACAAAGGGGATAAGGATGCTATCCCCCTTTGTGGCATCCCCTATCACAGTAGTCAGGGTTATATCGCCAAACTGGTTGGCAGCGGCTATAAGGTTGCCATCTGTGAACAGGTGGAGGATCCCAAAACTGCTAAAGGAATCGTAAGACGTGAGGTGGTCAGGGTCGTCACTCCCGGGTTGGTGACTGATACTGACACGTTGGAACCGAAAGAGAACAATTACCTGCTTGCGCTGGTTGGTGATACGGCGTCCGGCTATGGTCTGGCGCATGTCGACATTACGACCGGTGAATTCCGGGTAACTCAGCTCGAAACGACCGAAAAGGTCGTGAGTGAACTTGCTTCTTTGCGTCCGCGGGAAATTCTGCTGCCGGTTGAAGTTGAGGGTGACAGCCTGCAACAGCAGTTTTTGCGCAGTCTCGAGGGGATGCTGGTCAATCGTCTGGGTGACTGGGAGTTTGAGACCGATCGGGCCTTTGAAACCATTTTCAACTTTTTTAAATGTGGCAGCTTGCAAGCCTTTGGGTGCCAGGATCTTCCGCAGGCGATTCGGGCTGCCGGAGGGCTTCTCTCTTATCTGCAACGAACGCAGATGGATGATCTGCGTCATATCAGGAATCTCACAACTTATCATACGCGCGACCACATGGTGCTTGATGAAGCGACCCGGCGTAACCTTGAGTTGACGGCGACTCTTCAGGACGGGCGAAAAAAGGGATCGTTGCTCGGTGTGCTTGATCGGACCGTGACGGCAATGGGGGGGCGCCTGTTGCGTCAATGGATCCATTATCCACTGATTGACCGAAATCGTATTACCCGCAGGCAGGATGCTCTGGAAGTGTTGCTCGATGATTCCCTCGGGCGGTTTGACCTGAGCGAAGCTCTGGACGGGATTTATGATCTGGAGCGACTGAACGGCAAGATATCGATGGCCAGTGCAAACGCGAAAGATATCGTTGCGCTGCGAGATTCCTTGCAGCGCTTGCCACGCATCGATGAACTGTTGCGAGATCGGAAATCCGAGTTGTTACAGTCCCTGCGTGACGGCATCGATCTGCTTCCCGAGCTTGTCGCTGAAATAAGCCGCGCGCTGGTGGATGATCCCCCCTTTGTTTTACGCGACGGTGGAATTATTCGTGATGGTTATAACTCTGAACTTGACGAATTGCGGGGCATGAGCCGCGAGGGGAAGGGTTGGATCGCACGCCTGGAACAACAGGAGAAGGCGCGCACCGGCATCAGTGCGATGAAGGTCAAATACAATCGGGTTTTTGGCTATTTTCTCGAGGTTCCGCGACGATTTTCAGAAGATCTCCCCGCAGATTATCAACGCAAACAAACTCTGGCCAATGCCGAACGCTTTATTACACCGGCTCTCAAAGAGTATGAAGAGAAGGTGCTGGGGGCCGAAGAGCGTCTGGTCGAACTAGAATATGAACTTTTCCAAGAGGTTCGTAAGAAAACTTCTGAACAAGGCGCTCGCATCCAGCAGACTGCCAATATGCTGGCTCAGCTGGATGCGTTGCTCTCACTCGCCGACCTCGCGCATGACCGTCAATATGTAAGGCCGCTGATTGACGACAAAGATGTGTTGGTGATTGAAGGGGGGCGCCACCCGGTTGTCGAACAGATGAACCTCCAAGAGCCATTTGTGCCGAATGACGTACAGCTTGATCTGCAGGAAAACCAGATTCTGATTATCACCGGCCCGAATATGGCCGGTAAGTCAACTTTTATGCGACAGGTAGCTCTGATAACCCTGATGGCCCAGATGGGGAGTTTTGTGCCAGCAGACAAGGCGCGGATCGGGGTTGTTGATCGCATCTTTACTCGGGTCGGGGCCAGTGATAATCTGGCAAAGGGTGAATCGACCTTTATGGTTGAAATGAATGAAACCGCCAATATCCTGCGGCATGCGACCAGCAAAAGCTTGTTGATTCTGGATGAAATTGGACGCGGGACCTCAACCTTTGACGGTGTGAGTATTGCCTGGTCGGTCGCTGAGTTTCTGCATGACAATAAAGAGATCGCGGCTAAAACTCTTTTTGCAACCCATTATCATGAATTGACCGATCTCTGCCTGACCCGTAAGCGGATTAAAAACTATAATATTGCCGTCAAGGAATGGAACGATCAGATTATCTTCCTGCGTAAAATTGTGGCTGGTGGAGCCAGTCGCTCCTACGGAATTCAGGTCGGGCGCCTGGCCGGATTACCTCAGCCGGTCATTGACCGCGCCAAAGAGATATTGCATAACCTTGAAGCCGGTGAATTCAGCCGGGAAAATGAACCGCGTATTGGACGCAGCAAAACGCAGGCAGCGCCGAAGTTTAATCCTCAACTGGCTCTGTTTTCTTCAAACGATGATCCCTTGCGCGAGCGTCTGACCCTTGTTGATGTCAGCAGGACGACGCCGCTTGAAGCCTTAAGTCTTCTTGATGAATTGAAGAAATTGCTTTGA